In a genomic window of Pedobacter sp. KBS0701:
- a CDS encoding LytTR family DNA-binding domain-containing protein, with translation MIKCIAIDDQYSSLAGLQKYIEDTPNMRLVQQYTDPITALRELANSETVDVIFMDVEMPQISGLELAKAIRFRTRKLIFTTSHQEYAFDAFEAAGDAYLLKPYSYAKFATTITRLFGHEMTGGANEDYFLVKNKEEEHRAVMVKYEDIIAFESFHNYIKLHTVEKVIIAYLSLKDVREQLSIKNGFIQLHRGYIVAIDKILYIDGNRITMNNQISFTVGDIYYNEFKSFISERLIISSRKK, from the coding sequence ATGATTAAGTGCATAGCCATAGACGACCAGTACAGCTCCTTAGCGGGACTACAAAAATATATTGAGGATACTCCAAACATGCGGCTAGTGCAGCAATATACCGATCCAATTACTGCCTTAAGGGAGTTAGCCAATTCAGAAACGGTTGATGTAATTTTTATGGATGTGGAAATGCCCCAAATTTCGGGGCTGGAACTGGCCAAAGCCATCCGCTTCAGAACCAGAAAACTCATCTTCACTACTTCTCACCAGGAGTATGCTTTTGATGCTTTTGAAGCTGCAGGAGATGCTTATTTGCTTAAACCATACAGCTATGCTAAATTTGCTACAACAATTACCAGGCTTTTTGGACATGAAATGACTGGAGGTGCCAACGAGGATTATTTTCTGGTGAAAAATAAGGAAGAAGAGCACCGTGCGGTAATGGTTAAATATGAAGATATTATTGCCTTTGAAAGTTTTCATAATTACATTAAATTACATACTGTAGAAAAAGTAATTATTGCTTACTTAAGCTTAAAAGATGTTCGGGAACAGCTTAGCATCAAAAACGGTTTTATACAATTACACCGTGGTTATATTGTGGCGATTGATAAGATTTTGTATATAGATGGCAATCGGATTACCATGAACAACCAGATTAGCTTTACGGTTGGCGATATTTATTATAACGAATTTAAAAGTTTTATTTCCGAAAGGTTAATCATCAGTAGCCGTAAAAAATAA
- a CDS encoding LLM class flavin-dependent oxidoreductase has translation MADHLLKNVLYSVLDLATVLDGFTAADTFKTSLDLAKQSETLGYTRYWFAEHHNMAGVASSATAVLIGYIAGNTNSIRVGSGGIMLPNHAPLIVAEQFGTLASLYPNRIDLGLGRAPGTDQVTAMAIRGENFNAVHSFPRDIEKLQQFFSASNNRASVRAMPGEGLDIPIWILGSSTDSARLAAEKGLPYAFASHFAPTYFEQAISIYKNNFKPSAFLQEPYVMACVNVVAADTDAEAERLSSSVKRMFLGVITGKRELLKPAVDDINEYWGQLEKEAVEQMLYYSFIGSANTIKENLEAFVVKYGINEIMSTSHIYDHQAKLHSNKIFAGLFG, from the coding sequence ATGGCCGATCACTTATTGAAAAATGTACTTTATTCCGTTCTCGATCTTGCAACCGTTTTAGACGGTTTTACTGCTGCAGATACCTTTAAAACCAGTCTTGATTTAGCTAAACAGTCTGAAACTTTAGGTTATACACGTTACTGGTTTGCAGAACACCATAACATGGCTGGTGTGGCCAGTTCAGCAACGGCGGTACTAATTGGTTATATTGCTGGTAATACCAATAGCATTCGAGTAGGTTCCGGAGGTATTATGCTGCCCAATCACGCTCCCTTAATTGTAGCAGAACAATTCGGCACGCTGGCTTCGCTTTATCCTAACCGGATCGATCTGGGCTTGGGCAGGGCACCCGGAACCGATCAGGTTACGGCAATGGCCATCCGAGGTGAAAACTTTAATGCTGTTCATAGCTTTCCCAGGGATATTGAGAAACTGCAACAGTTTTTCTCTGCCAGTAATAACCGGGCAAGTGTAAGGGCTATGCCTGGAGAAGGTTTGGATATTCCGATCTGGATTTTAGGTTCGAGTACAGATAGCGCGCGCTTAGCCGCAGAAAAAGGACTTCCTTATGCTTTTGCCAGTCATTTTGCCCCAACCTATTTTGAACAGGCGATATCCATTTATAAAAATAATTTTAAACCCTCGGCATTTTTACAGGAACCCTATGTAATGGCATGTGTGAATGTGGTAGCTGCAGATACTGATGCGGAAGCAGAACGTTTATCAAGCTCTGTAAAACGTATGTTTTTAGGAGTGATAACAGGCAAAAGAGAATTACTAAAACCTGCCGTTGATGATATTAATGAATATTGGGGTCAGTTGGAAAAAGAAGCTGTAGAGCAGATGTTGTATTATTCTTTTATTGGTAGTGCTAATACCATTAAAGAAAATTTAGAAGCATTTGTTGTCAAATATGGCATAAACGAAATTATGAGCACCTCGCATATTTATGATCATCAGGCAAAATTGCATTCGAATAAAATTTTTGCAGGGTTGTTTGGGTAG
- a CDS encoding RNA polymerase sigma-70 factor: MEKIYQFYWEDVFDAALKKTGDEALAQDITQEIFISLWENHKTINLSGSLGAYLHGAVKYKVINYFRSGSIKEQHQTALTTLMDEQHSAAADDKLILKELHLEVDAAIALLPEKMQQVFSMSRKQEKSIKEIAAELDVSVQTVKNQISAALKLLKKSLSYILLIAVLIGLT, encoded by the coding sequence ATGGAAAAAATCTACCAGTTTTATTGGGAAGATGTTTTTGATGCTGCGCTAAAAAAAACGGGTGATGAAGCCCTTGCACAGGATATTACCCAGGAGATTTTCATTTCGCTTTGGGAAAACCATAAAACGATTAACCTTTCCGGAAGCCTGGGTGCTTATCTGCATGGAGCCGTAAAATATAAGGTGATTAATTATTTCAGGTCGGGCAGTATTAAAGAACAGCACCAAACTGCGCTTACGACCCTGATGGATGAACAGCATTCTGCTGCTGCGGATGATAAACTAATTTTAAAAGAGCTTCACCTGGAGGTGGATGCCGCCATTGCGCTTTTACCAGAGAAAATGCAACAGGTTTTCTCGATGAGCAGAAAACAGGAAAAATCCATCAAAGAAATTGCTGCTGAACTCGACGTTTCTGTGCAGACGGTAAAGAACCAGATCTCTGCAGCATTAAAGCTTCTTAAAAAAAGTCTTTCCTATATCCTGTTAATTGCTGTATTGATCGGCTTAACATAA
- a CDS encoding FecR family protein produces MTEEQAKELLQKYLDQQASPQEQKKVEEWYATLQSKDVALSADRKAAIGAQMFAHLQVAMQEKPKPVKVFKLQSFIRIAAAVFLIITIGISVWKLNTKVAPENQVTVVTGNKQQKRITLSDGSVVLLGPSAKLCYPKAFASNSRHIALKEGEAFFDIAHQEKRPFTVHTSAGVDIKVLGTSFKVKSYQANKQLEVAVVTGKVAVSNQKGNLATLVKDEFLTYDKNDGRAAICKIKASAFIEFAFDGANLNQVITKLQYVYSIKILLNDITLGKLKTTASFSSKQSPEEILDIICSLHHLRFNASKNHKTFNIYR; encoded by the coding sequence ATGACAGAAGAACAGGCAAAGGAACTGCTGCAGAAATATCTCGATCAGCAGGCAAGTCCGCAAGAGCAAAAAAAAGTTGAAGAGTGGTACGCTACACTTCAGTCAAAAGATGTGGCATTATCCGCCGATCGGAAAGCAGCGATAGGGGCGCAGATGTTTGCTCACCTTCAGGTGGCTATGCAAGAGAAGCCAAAACCCGTCAAAGTATTCAAACTACAATCTTTTATCAGGATTGCTGCCGCCGTATTCCTCATCATAACAATTGGAATAAGCGTTTGGAAACTCAATACAAAAGTAGCGCCTGAAAATCAGGTAACAGTAGTTACCGGAAATAAGCAACAGAAGCGAATTACTTTGTCAGATGGTTCGGTGGTTTTGTTAGGTCCGTCAGCAAAACTCTGCTATCCTAAAGCCTTTGCTTCAAACAGCCGCCATATTGCACTTAAAGAAGGGGAAGCTTTTTTTGATATTGCTCATCAGGAAAAAAGGCCGTTTACAGTGCATACAAGCGCCGGGGTAGACATTAAAGTTTTAGGGACCTCTTTCAAAGTTAAATCATATCAGGCAAATAAACAGCTGGAGGTGGCTGTAGTTACGGGTAAAGTTGCGGTGAGCAATCAAAAAGGCAACCTGGCTACGCTGGTTAAGGATGAGTTTTTAACTTATGATAAAAATGACGGTCGCGCTGCCATCTGTAAAATCAAAGCGTCTGCTTTTATCGAATTTGCTTTCGATGGTGCAAACCTCAATCAGGTGATCACTAAACTCCAATATGTTTATAGCATTAAAATTTTGCTGAACGATATCACTTTGGGTAAACTTAAAACTACTGCATCCTTCAGCAGCAAACAATCGCCTGAAGAAATTTTGGATATTATCTGCAGTCTGCATCACCTCAGGTTCAATGCATCAAAAAATCATAAAACATTTAATATATACAGATGA
- a CDS encoding TonB-dependent receptor — MAQKLEKTTVSITINKGRKMTEIIKEIESRTGLSFVYNPDQLQQKNMSLSGDFNTEPVRSLLDRLGLQVLEKGGYVILNNAVMNKPDRIITGVVKDTTGLALPGVSVKVLGTQSGTITDGNGAYRIAVAADAVLSFSMIGYQTREAKVGENQVINMVLKEERSTLADVVVVGYGTQKKETLTGAISIVGMDKLSSRSLNSVGEVLAGKTPGVIVTNEGGDPTSMPRINVRGSGGINGENVLYVIDGSIFSGTPQLNPNDIESISVLKDGSAAIYGARASGGVILITTKKGKSGKMQISFDAKIGQQSAWKKLESLNAQQRAQVAATAAKNGGTTILPAFDAAKYPDGQITRTNWMDEVFRDGLLQDYNAAINGGSEKSNYYLSFNYRNAEGIVLNTKTKRYNFRINTEHEVTNWLKIGENLSYSSTNGNGANTSSDYTGALLSAIYYPTNATPYNADGSFAGLPGPYAGDYGDIVNPVADLMRIDINNPVNVLVVNPYANIKLAKGLTFRSNLSITKTDAAFKSFTPKRPEVGKPVLSNSLQESSNHNSDFLTEQVLNYKGTFGSHQLDLTGGYSFQKTQYRSLFASGSGFDDESPQYRYLMNATVIQPSSSGYSAQALSSLFLRANYNYREKYLVSLIGRRDGSSLLTKNNRTRNYGSASVGWLMSKEDFLKDVSWLNELKLRGSYGFLGNLAALTSAAVNPLLSPTQSYFGQTPTLQNGYVQTVLANPNIAWAESKQTNFGVDVAVLGRLSLTADYFVKEINKMILVRTLPGTAGLGTQTINAGKVKDKGFELGLNYNSDKNAAFTYSVNATLTKINNNIEELIPGIENQVVSTNFRNEVAPLTNRVGQPLYSYFVLKTDGIFQSQAEADNYKNAKGQKIQPNAKAGDFRFVDINGDGSIDSKDRYFAGSAYPDFSYGLSFNASYKNFDFNIFAQGVQGNKLFNAVKRTTYSASGPSYNKLVGILDAWSPENPGGKVPIISTSDANGNFAASDFYVENGSYLRIRNVTLGYSLPKSIANKLKTGGVRIYATANNLFTITKYSGFDPEIGMDNNGVDVGRYPQARSFILGLSVNL; from the coding sequence ATGGCACAAAAATTAGAGAAAACTACGGTTAGTATTACCATCAATAAAGGCCGTAAGATGACCGAGATCATCAAAGAAATTGAATCCCGTACCGGGCTTAGTTTTGTGTACAATCCAGATCAGCTGCAACAAAAAAACATGTCTTTAAGTGGCGATTTTAACACAGAACCCGTAAGATCACTTTTAGACAGACTTGGTTTGCAGGTTTTAGAAAAAGGTGGATACGTGATTTTAAACAATGCCGTAATGAATAAGCCAGACCGGATAATCACAGGGGTAGTAAAAGATACCACAGGTTTGGCACTTCCAGGTGTTTCGGTGAAAGTATTGGGCACACAAAGTGGTACTATTACCGATGGAAACGGTGCTTATCGCATTGCAGTTGCCGCTGATGCCGTACTGTCATTCTCCATGATTGGTTATCAGACCAGGGAAGCAAAAGTTGGCGAAAACCAGGTAATTAACATGGTTTTGAAAGAAGAACGCTCCACACTTGCCGATGTAGTGGTTGTAGGTTACGGTACACAGAAAAAAGAAACCTTAACCGGAGCAATCAGTATTGTGGGGATGGATAAACTTTCTTCGCGATCATTAAATAGTGTAGGTGAGGTGCTTGCCGGAAAAACTCCGGGTGTAATTGTGACCAACGAGGGTGGCGATCCGACATCGATGCCTCGTATCAATGTTCGTGGCTCAGGCGGTATCAATGGAGAAAATGTACTTTACGTAATCGACGGATCTATCTTTTCGGGTACTCCACAGCTTAACCCTAACGATATTGAATCGATATCGGTGCTAAAAGATGGATCTGCAGCCATTTATGGCGCAAGAGCTTCTGGCGGTGTAATATTAATTACGACCAAAAAAGGTAAAAGCGGTAAGATGCAGATCAGTTTTGATGCTAAAATTGGACAACAAAGTGCCTGGAAAAAACTAGAATCATTAAATGCACAACAGCGTGCACAGGTTGCCGCAACTGCAGCTAAAAACGGTGGTACTACCATATTGCCAGCCTTTGATGCCGCAAAATATCCTGACGGGCAGATTACACGTACCAACTGGATGGATGAAGTGTTTAGAGATGGCTTATTGCAGGATTATAATGCTGCAATTAACGGTGGCTCTGAAAAATCGAATTATTATTTGAGTTTCAATTACCGCAATGCCGAAGGGATTGTGTTAAACACTAAAACCAAACGTTATAATTTCAGGATCAATACCGAACATGAGGTAACCAATTGGTTAAAAATTGGCGAAAACTTATCGTACAGCAGCACTAACGGAAACGGCGCCAATACCAGCAGCGATTATACGGGTGCTTTACTTTCGGCCATTTATTATCCTACAAATGCCACACCTTACAATGCCGATGGTAGTTTTGCAGGTTTACCTGGGCCGTATGCCGGAGATTATGGCGATATTGTTAACCCTGTTGCCGATTTAATGCGTATTGATATCAACAACCCGGTAAATGTGTTGGTCGTTAATCCCTATGCCAATATTAAATTAGCCAAAGGTTTAACTTTTAGGTCTAACTTAAGCATCACCAAAACAGATGCTGCTTTTAAAAGCTTTACACCAAAAAGGCCTGAGGTAGGAAAACCCGTATTAAGCAATAGTTTACAGGAAAGCAGCAACCATAATAGCGATTTCCTGACAGAACAAGTGTTAAATTACAAAGGTACCTTTGGTAGCCATCAGCTCGATCTTACAGGTGGTTACTCATTTCAAAAAACACAATACAGAAGTTTATTTGCTTCAGGATCAGGTTTTGATGATGAATCGCCACAATACAGGTACTTGATGAACGCCACAGTAATACAGCCTTCTTCCAGCGGTTACAGCGCACAGGCACTTTCGTCATTGTTTCTGCGGGCAAACTATAACTATCGCGAAAAATACCTGGTGTCGTTAATCGGTCGCCGTGATGGCTCGTCATTACTGACCAAAAATAACAGGACCCGGAATTATGGTTCAGCTTCTGTTGGATGGCTAATGAGCAAAGAAGACTTTCTTAAAGATGTAAGTTGGTTAAATGAATTGAAATTAAGGGGTAGCTATGGTTTTCTCGGTAATTTAGCGGCACTTACTTCTGCTGCGGTGAACCCATTGTTAAGTCCAACACAAAGTTATTTTGGCCAAACGCCAACTTTGCAAAATGGTTATGTTCAAACGGTTTTGGCCAATCCTAATATCGCATGGGCAGAATCTAAACAAACAAACTTTGGTGTTGATGTAGCCGTATTAGGCAGATTGAGTCTTACAGCAGACTATTTTGTTAAAGAAATTAATAAAATGATCCTGGTGAGAACATTACCCGGAACAGCAGGTTTAGGTACTCAGACCATTAATGCCGGTAAAGTAAAAGATAAAGGTTTTGAGTTAGGATTAAATTATAATAGTGATAAAAATGCAGCTTTTACTTATTCCGTAAATGCTACTTTAACCAAAATAAACAACAATATAGAAGAACTTATTCCTGGTATAGAAAACCAGGTTGTATCTACCAATTTCCGGAATGAAGTTGCCCCCCTTACCAATAGGGTAGGACAGCCACTGTATAGTTATTTTGTATTAAAAACGGATGGTATTTTCCAAAGTCAGGCAGAAGCCGATAACTATAAAAATGCTAAAGGACAAAAAATTCAGCCAAATGCAAAGGCAGGTGATTTTAGATTTGTAGATATCAACGGTGATGGATCTATTGACAGTAAAGACCGTTATTTTGCTGGTAGCGCTTATCCCGATTTCTCTTATGGGTTGAGCTTTAACGCAAGTTATAAAAATTTCGACTTTAATATTTTTGCACAGGGCGTACAAGGAAATAAATTATTCAATGCCGTAAAACGTACTACTTATAGCGCTAGTGGTCCTTCATACAACAAATTGGTCGGTATTTTAGATGCCTGGTCACCAGAAAATCCAGGTGGCAAAGTGCCGATTATTTCAACTAGCGATGCCAACGGAAATTTTGCAGCTTCTGATTTTTATGTGGAAAATGGCTCTTATCTGCGTATCCGTAACGTAACCCTGGGTTACAGTTTGCCAAAATCGATCGCTAATAAATTAAAAACAGGTGGTGTAAGAATTTATGCCACAGCAAACAACCTTTTTACCATTACTAAATATTCAGGCTTTGATCCGGAAATCGGAATGGACAACAACGGAGTAGATGTTGGCCGTTATCCGCAGGCACGAAGTTTTATCCTTGGTTTAAGTGTAAATCTATAA
- a CDS encoding RagB/SusD family nutrient uptake outer membrane protein has protein sequence MKKNFKYIAFAVLAAFSSCTKELDIIPEGSPSAQNFWKTKEDALKAEGGMYEIYNAEDFYGRGMFWFINASDDMVTGRNKPEADNIKNFNRTYVGGGYTETQWSMRYAIIKRANDIITNVPKINMDENLKKQIIGDAYFNAGLVYFQLAANYGNDKAGVPIVKPETDASQPIPRASNVNENYDYVISLLLKAADNLPLFSAMKPADYGKAHKTAAWAYLSKVYLFKKDYANAAKYADMVITSGQHDLINTGFADVFKASNNWSKEYIWSVVCTPSGGGTGWGSKLPGVMLTNKAWGIYNGWGYYLPTKELYDSYEAGDQRREATILKPGDKFMFFGAERSFTKDGGATSNYQFKKYMEPFSYANPIPTHVNPNGDNGTTDLNVPLMRYAEVLLIKAEAAINLSGAGAGDTELNKIRLRAGLNAKTGMTIDDLKRERRNELAGEWADRHRDLVRWGDAQSTYAKPLHDFDGTVIWPARTFNPQVHDVWAVPQREIDNSAGVIKQNPGW, from the coding sequence ATGAAAAAGAATTTTAAATATATCGCATTTGCAGTACTTGCTGCTTTTTCTTCATGCACAAAAGAACTTGATATCATACCTGAAGGGTCTCCATCAGCGCAAAACTTCTGGAAAACTAAAGAGGATGCATTGAAAGCCGAAGGTGGAATGTACGAAATCTATAATGCTGAAGATTTTTACGGTCGCGGGATGTTCTGGTTTATCAATGCCAGCGATGATATGGTTACCGGCCGTAACAAGCCAGAGGCTGATAACATTAAAAACTTTAACCGTACTTACGTAGGCGGTGGTTATACCGAAACGCAGTGGAGCATGCGTTATGCCATCATCAAACGTGCCAATGATATCATTACCAATGTGCCAAAGATCAATATGGATGAAAATTTAAAGAAACAGATCATTGGCGATGCTTATTTTAATGCCGGTTTGGTTTATTTTCAGCTGGCTGCAAATTATGGAAACGATAAAGCGGGTGTACCAATTGTTAAGCCTGAAACCGATGCATCTCAGCCTATTCCCCGCGCCAGCAATGTAAACGAGAACTACGATTATGTTATTTCGCTTCTTTTAAAGGCAGCTGATAACCTTCCCCTGTTTTCGGCAATGAAACCTGCAGATTATGGTAAAGCACATAAAACGGCTGCCTGGGCTTACTTATCTAAGGTGTACCTGTTCAAAAAAGATTATGCCAATGCTGCAAAATATGCTGATATGGTCATCACTTCAGGTCAGCATGATTTAATTAATACGGGTTTTGCCGATGTTTTTAAAGCGTCAAACAACTGGTCTAAAGAATATATATGGTCGGTAGTTTGTACACCAAGCGGTGGCGGAACAGGCTGGGGTAGCAAGCTCCCGGGTGTAATGCTAACCAACAAAGCATGGGGTATTTATAATGGATGGGGTTATTATCTGCCAACCAAAGAACTTTACGATTCTTATGAAGCCGGCGATCAACGCAGAGAAGCTACCATTTTGAAACCTGGCGATAAATTTATGTTCTTTGGTGCCGAGCGTAGCTTTACTAAAGATGGGGGAGCAACTTCCAATTACCAGTTTAAAAAATACATGGAGCCGTTTTCTTATGCCAACCCAATTCCAACTCATGTTAACCCTAATGGTGATAATGGAACAACTGATTTAAATGTGCCATTAATGCGTTATGCCGAAGTTCTGCTGATCAAAGCAGAAGCTGCCATTAACCTAAGCGGTGCAGGAGCGGGAGATACCGAACTGAACAAAATAAGGCTTCGTGCAGGTTTAAATGCTAAAACAGGAATGACTATAGATGACCTTAAACGCGAACGTCGTAATGAGCTTGCCGGAGAATGGGCAGATCGTCACCGCGATTTAGTAAGATGGGGCGATGCGCAATCCACTTATGCTAAACCATTACACGATTTTGATGGAACTGTAATCTGGCCGGCAAGAACTTTCAACCCACAGGTACACGATGTTTGGGCGGTGCCACAAAGAGAAATTGATAACAGTGCGGGCGTGATTAAACAAAATCCAGGATGGTAA
- a CDS encoding alkaline phosphatase: MVKKIGINFAALAFVLGLQSASAQVKLSANRGHSHNDYKQEIPLLAAYYAEMGSIEADVFLKEGQLYVAHEASEIKPDFTLKKIYLDPLARFFKSKGNHPYSNAALKLQLVVDVKEDYKHVLPVLLKELEGYAEVFDAKKNANAIKVVVSGDMPAPADFKNYDEKLSFDGRPATTYTDAQLARVAMISDDLKNHTVWNGKGNPTKTDEAKMRATIEQAHRKGKPFRFWASQDSPNTWIVLERLGADWINTDKPTKLKDFYLHQDKLSYTNPKPYTTYSPTYKTDGQDKAPKHVILLIGDGMGLAAIHAGLIANHGDLNMAKFHYIGFSETAAADAGNTDSAAGGSAMAIGHKTNNRYIGMGPDDQHKTNLVDTLSIFGIKSGIITAGDMTDATPAVFYAHQLDRSYNGAIANDLLSSKAEVLVGSNRKAFEQNKNSRLLADLKTKGFQVTNSLADFEKQHEGKQLVLLDDSATRPVTKGRGDMLKKSLAHTAEILSQNKAGFFIMAEGAQIDYGGHTNDLHYLVTELHDFDRTIAEALRFADQDGETLVIVTADHETGGLTLLDGAAEKGMVRGEFSTNDHTGIMVPVFAYGPGSQNFTGVYPNNQIFHKIMKAYRLAKSK, translated from the coding sequence ATGGTAAAAAAAATAGGGATAAACTTTGCAGCGCTGGCCTTTGTGCTGGGGCTGCAAAGTGCATCTGCCCAGGTAAAACTGAGTGCAAACCGCGGACATAGCCATAACGATTATAAGCAGGAAATTCCCCTTTTAGCGGCATATTATGCCGAAATGGGATCTATTGAGGCGGATGTATTTTTAAAGGAAGGGCAATTATATGTAGCACATGAGGCTTCAGAAATTAAACCGGATTTTACACTTAAAAAAATATACCTTGATCCGTTAGCCCGGTTTTTTAAATCAAAAGGAAATCATCCCTATAGCAATGCAGCCTTAAAACTGCAGTTGGTGGTTGATGTAAAAGAAGATTACAAGCATGTACTACCGGTATTACTAAAAGAGCTCGAAGGTTATGCTGAGGTATTCGATGCAAAAAAGAATGCCAATGCGATTAAAGTAGTGGTTAGTGGCGATATGCCTGCACCAGCCGATTTTAAAAATTATGATGAGAAATTATCTTTCGATGGCAGGCCGGCAACAACTTATACCGATGCGCAATTGGCAAGGGTGGCGATGATCAGTGATGATTTGAAAAATCACACCGTATGGAATGGAAAGGGCAATCCTACCAAAACCGATGAAGCAAAGATGAGAGCCACGATAGAGCAGGCACATCGTAAGGGCAAACCTTTCCGCTTCTGGGCTTCGCAGGATAGTCCGAACACCTGGATTGTGCTCGAAAGGCTTGGCGCAGATTGGATCAATACGGATAAACCGACCAAACTGAAAGATTTTTATCTTCATCAGGATAAACTGAGTTATACCAATCCAAAACCATATACAACCTATTCACCAACTTATAAAACCGACGGCCAGGACAAAGCACCCAAACATGTCATTTTGTTAATTGGTGATGGGATGGGACTGGCTGCAATCCACGCTGGGTTAATTGCCAATCATGGGGATCTGAATATGGCAAAGTTCCATTACATTGGCTTTTCTGAAACCGCTGCGGCTGATGCCGGAAACACCGATTCGGCTGCGGGAGGCAGTGCTATGGCAATTGGCCATAAAACCAATAACCGTTACATTGGCATGGGACCTGATGATCAGCATAAAACCAATTTAGTTGATACTTTATCCATCTTCGGTATCAAAAGTGGTATCATCACCGCGGGCGATATGACCGATGCAACGCCAGCAGTATTTTACGCCCATCAACTCGACCGCTCATACAACGGCGCAATTGCGAATGATCTGTTAAGCAGCAAGGCCGAAGTTTTAGTGGGTTCTAACCGCAAAGCTTTTGAGCAGAATAAAAACAGCAGGCTTTTGGCAGATCTGAAAACTAAAGGTTTTCAGGTAACAAATAGTTTAGCTGATTTTGAAAAACAACATGAAGGTAAACAATTGGTTTTGCTGGATGATTCGGCTACCCGACCGGTGACAAAAGGTCGTGGCGATATGCTTAAAAAATCCTTAGCACATACCGCGGAGATTTTATCGCAAAATAAAGCTGGTTTCTTCATTATGGCCGAAGGCGCGCAGATCGACTACGGTGGTCATACCAACGATTTGCATTATCTCGTTACCGAATTACACGATTTTGACCGTACGATTGCCGAAGCGCTTCGCTTTGCTGATCAGGATGGTGAAACACTGGTGATCGTAACTGCCGATCATGAAACAGGAGGATTAACACTTTTAGATGGTGCTGCTGAAAAAGGAATGGTAAGGGGCGAATTTAGCACCAACGATCATACGGGTATTATGGTTCCGGTGTTTGCCTACGGTCCTGGCTCGCAAAACTTTACCGGTGTTTATCCTAATAACCAGATTTTTCATAAAATCATGAAGGCTTATCGTTTAGCGAAGTCCAAATAA
- a CDS encoding metallophosphoesterase: MERRSALKNIGGLFLLPTLSKVSLSTEKKTVLRVAHITDVHLKNQFNAPARFAKCLHHLQAQSPKVNLILNGGDIVFDMNKENMNTINNQWKLVQETMKNECSIPVHYCLGNHDIWWNEDSKGDVFYGKKYALDKLQLVKPYYSLVQNGWKIIVLDSTHLDIDNTWYIGKLGDEQLDWLKNELENTSKTMPVMVMSHIPILTALLMIEDDIVNKWTMLGGDMHTDTAKIINLFYQHPNVKLCLSGHLHMRDKVIYNNVTYLCNGAVSGAWWEGNRRETAPGYGLVDLYEDGSFEEKYVNY; encoded by the coding sequence ATGGAAAGAAGATCTGCGCTCAAAAATATCGGTGGCCTGTTTTTGCTGCCAACCTTATCAAAAGTTTCGTTATCCACTGAAAAAAAGACCGTTTTAAGGGTTGCGCACATTACCGATGTCCATCTGAAAAATCAGTTTAATGCACCAGCAAGATTTGCAAAATGTTTGCACCACTTACAGGCGCAATCTCCAAAAGTAAATCTGATTTTAAATGGTGGAGATATTGTTTTTGATATGAACAAGGAAAACATGAATACCATTAATAATCAATGGAAACTGGTACAGGAAACCATGAAAAACGAATGCAGCATTCCTGTACATTACTGTTTGGGGAACCATGATATCTGGTGGAACGAAGATAGCAAAGGCGATGTTTTTTATGGAAAAAAATACGCCTTGGATAAATTGCAGCTGGTTAAACCTTACTATAGCCTGGTACAGAACGGCTGGAAAATTATTGTGCTGGATAGTACCCATTTGGATATCGATAATACCTGGTACATTGGCAAATTGGGCGATGAGCAATTAGATTGGCTTAAAAACGAACTGGAAAACACCAGTAAAACAATGCCGGTCATGGTGATGTCGCACATTCCAATCCTTACTGCACTATTGATGATAGAAGATGATATTGTAAACAAATGGACCATGCTGGGAGGAGATATGCATACCGATACTGCTAAAATTATTAACCTTTTTTATCAGCATCCCAATGTAAAACTGTGTTTAAGTGGTCATTTGCACATGCGCGATAAAGTTATATACAACAATGTGACCTATCTTTGCAATGGAGCGGTATCTGGTGCATGGTGGGAAGGCAACAGGAGGGAAACCGCACCAGGTTACGGTTTAGTTGATTTGTATGAGGATGGGAGTTTTGAAGAAAAATATGTGAATTACTAA